The Nicotiana tabacum cultivar K326 chromosome 1, ASM71507v2, whole genome shotgun sequence genome segment ggctgtttccgagagaccctcggctcagaaaaaagaaaaagagaaggagaCAATTCATTAGTAACTACAGTAGAAACCATAATAGTAATAGAAGCATAACAACCAAAAGATAAATAACATGCAATAACAGTAACCAATAACTAAGGCCCAGGGCTAAGATAAACAGCAAGGATGGTGTGGATTCAACATAAACTGCAAGCTATTTAAGATCAGCCCTAATCCAACCCCGCCTCACCCCCGGTATGAAGTACGCAAAGCTCTActaccccctaacctacaaccctaatgcttgacGTCCAAACCTTcatatcaagggccatgtcctcagaaatctgCAGTCATACCATgtcttgcctgatcacctctccccaatacttcttaggcctcactctacctcttctcgtacccaccACAACTAACCGCTCACACCTGCTTACCGGAGCATCAAGGCTTCTCCTCCGCACATGctcgaaccatctgagcctcgcttcccgcatcttgtcatccatacCCACCTTCTTCTGAATATcctcattcctaatcttgtctaTCCTAGTgtacccgcacatccacctcaacatcctcatctctgctaccctCATCCTCTCGATATGGGAGTTCTTAACCGGCTAACACTCTGCctcatacaacatggccggtctaaccacagctctataaaacttacctttgagtaacGGTGGTACTTTCTTGTCACATAAGACTCCCGAtgcaagcctccatttcatccagccCGCCCCTATACGGTTAGTGACGTCCTCGTCGATCTCTCCGTCCCCCTGGATTATcgacccaagatacttgaagctatctctcttggggatgacctgtgatccAAGCCTCACGTCCCTGCCTACTTCCCTTGACTCAGCGCTAAACTTGCACTCCAGGTACTCTGTCTTAGACctgctcaatttgaaacccttagactcgagggtctgtctccaaacctccaatctcTCGTCAACACCGACCCTCgtctcatcaattagaactatgtcatcagcaaataacatacaccatggcacacccccttgaatatggtgtgtcaatgcatccatcaccaaggcaaataagaacgggctaagTGCAAAGCCTTGGTGTAATCCCATAACAACCAGAAAATGCTCCGAGTCGCCTCCCACAATCCTAACATTAGTCTTAGCTTtatcatacatgtccttgatTGCTCTTATGTAGGCTACCGGCATACCCTTTGCCTCAAGACATCTCCAAAGCACCTCCCTGGGACCTTGTCATACGTTTTCTccaagtcaataaacaccatgtgcagatccttcttcctatccctgtactgctccaccaaccttctaataaggtggatagctttcGTAGTGGAGCGACTCGGCATGAACCCAAACTGAATATCGGATATAGACGTCGTCTTCCTCACACTcacctccaccaccctctcccagactttcatggtatggctaagtaacttgatacccctataattgttacggcactggatatcacctttgttcttgtacaacggtaCCATTGTGCTTGACCTCCACTCCtccggcatcctcttcgtcctaaaaattacattgaacaacctagtcaaccactctaatcctgctctacccacacattTCCAAAACTCAACCGGTATttcatctggcccggtcgctctacTCCTACTCATCTTGCGCAAAGCCCCCACGACCTTCTCCACCTTAATGCGCCTGCAATACCTAAAATCTCGGAGTCTCTCCGAATTCCCCAAGTCCCCTAGCGCTATATCCCGGTCCCCCTCCTCGTTCAAAAATCCATAGAAGTACGTCTGCCATCTCTGCTTAATCTGGGACTCTCCCATCAACATCCTTGTCTTTGATGCAccttacttggtccagatcccgggACTTCCTCTCCCTCGCTTTAGCTAGCCGAAACAACTTCCTGTTCCCGACTTTCTCCCCCAATTCCTCGTATAGGCGGCCAAACGCTGCATTCTTAGCCTTCGTGACCGCCATCTTTGCCTCCTTCCTTGCCACCTTGTACCTCTCCATATTCGCTCTTCTTTCCTCCTCGCTTGTGCTCCCTGCCAACTTCGCATATGTTACCTTCTTCgcctccactttaccttggactacgtcattccaccaccagtcgccTTGGTGCCTGCCGGAAAAACCCTTCGATATCCTTAAATGTACATTCTTTAGTTTTGTCCATGAATCATGATGGCTCATTCTTATTGCTCAAAGTGTCattacaattttttttcttttctttaatctGAAATTTATTGGCCTAAGTAATTTGGTTTGTATCTTATAAATAGTCTATAAATGAGAAAACACTCTCATTCCCTAGCTTGAATTCGAGGCTCTAATTAACACATCACTCTGTTACGCCCAAATCCCACTAAGGTTATGATGATACCTAACATCGTCGGTTAGGTGATTCAACACAAAAAGTACACAAGAGCAAGATAACTCATAACCAAGCCTCACAGACAAATCATAAAATAAGTCGATACATTAGGCTAAATATAGAATATATAGTCAACCCTGAAACTGGTAATATGAGTCATCGACTAAGACGGAATAATACATCTGCATTCAAGTATGGCAGCTCATCACGAATTATGTCCTGCTAGTATCAGGAAAAAaatctgtacaaaaatatgcaggCGTGTAGTATGAATACGAAATTAACATGTATCCAGTAAGCACCTAGCTGACCTCAAAACATATAACGATATGCTTAGATAGAGCAAATGAAACGATGCGCTCTATCACGACTACGCAAATCCCATGCATGTATCAATGCATCGCTAACAACATTGTCGCGACTCAAACTCTCACCGGAGCCATAATGGTGCCTAACattgcttgctaggcaagccaacaatttcACAATAATAATACACTCAAATACCATAAGTTAATAATCCCAACAACGgtaatattataaaatatctaaagATAGAAACAATAACACAACTACAACCATTCCAATGATCTGATGTCAACGAATACATGAGCACTACATAATCTCAAAATACAGAGTCATTCCTCAATAAAAACTTTCTAAATGGTAGAACAACGATAACAAAGACACACaaaagagaacttcaaggtctgcgaacgacATATCAGCTATCTCATAGTTTCCACAAGCTGGTACCGATGCGAGCTCTAGAAATTACCATGTtcagaagtacctggatttgcacataaaGTAcaaagtgcagtatgagtacaatcgaccccatgtactcaataaataacaaacctaacctcgggTTGAAAGCAATGTCGGAAGGAATTTAGTGCCCAacacaaataatcaataataacacatgatataatgatgacagtaaaagtaaataactcaacataTATCATGTTCAGCTCGTCCACAAATACAGAAAATTAgacatgtttttcaagtataacagtcaaaGCCCAATCTTTcaccaaatttactaaaatatgAGTTTATCAAGAAAACAATATTTTTCCAAACTTTCAACAGCAGATAAGACATTTTATTTATCATCTAGCATGAgaaaaaatatatctctatgcacacatgtcaaatatacatgtcaagtcaataaCATTACAGTGAAACCATCACGTATACTCTTACTGAGAACACTTACGGTGCTTGGCACAAATGCCCCTCACCATCACACACAACCATACTCAACAATGTACGGGTGCCTAGCACAAATTCCCCtcataaaatacatatacaaccCTATGCCTGCGCTCACTGTAATatcagactccgaaggggcggaTCCTTGCCCAAGTGCTAATCAATAATCAATATAACCGTTGtagtgtgcaatccgatccaaatatcaatttgttgcggcgtacaactcgATCTACTATAAATTACAATACGGCTCTATGACACATATCAGTCATCAACTGCTCAAGTTTCAATGGCTCACATCTCAcagaactcagcccaaacagtatCACACACAGAAGGAAACAACATCATGTGATAGGACATACAAATAATGTACAAAGACTGAGACATAACATGCAGACGAAGAATTATGACTGAGAATAGGACTGCAATTAAGGCAAACAACTCAAAACAACAAGAATAGCCCTATCATATCTCAAACAAATAAgtacatagcctagacatgatttctaagacGAATCATAGCTCAAATGATCATACAAGTAGATAAAATACTGATATAATGAGGCTTGAAACCAAATAAGTCTTATAGTAGCCTAAAGTCTACCCGGATCATAAATACCCCGGTGTACGCagacatgcccgtcacctagcacgtgctCACCCCCAACATATCCCAAGTATCATAGCCTACATGGATAATTACCCtcaatccaagtttagatatgttacttacctcaaaacgcaTGAAGCAATACTCTAAAAGCCCTTCCTACGCGAATGGCCTCCGAGcaactcaaatctagtcaaaacaacttaatatcatcaatagaAACCATAGGAAACAACCTCAAACAATAAATCTAAGATCTTGGTTcaaatatgcaaagtcaaccccgggcccccACCCCGGAACCCGTCAATACTCACAAatcccgaacacccattccgatatgaatccaaatatatgtgtttcatccaaatccaaccTCACATCGACtctcaaatcatcaatttcacTTTCCAAAATCATAgtaaaaaattcccaaatttcacctttaattcatataaaataggtgtaataatccatgggtaatcaatatctaacaTAAAAATTAAGTAAACATCACTCACCTCTTCAATTACAGTGAAAAGCCTCCCAAAAATCGTCTCTAGACGAGCTCTACaactctaaataataaaaaatgaccAATCCTTCGAAATCACATAGGCTGCCTAGTGATTCCGCATTTGTGGTCCAATTACTACATCTGTGGTTCCATATTTGCCGTCAAAATCTTGTATCCGTGAGTTCACTTAAAAAGCTGAcatgccgcttctgcggacaccaAGCCGCATACACAACTCCACTTTTGCGGACAAATTCCACATCTGCGGAACTCCCCCTTGCCAAGACAAGATCATACCTGCACATCCCATGCCGCTTCTGTGGCTAAATGTCCGCATATACGAAAACACCAGAACTCAAAAATCTCAGCAAGCCAGCTCAATCCAAATGATTCGAAACACACTCGAGGTCCCCGAGAcctcgtccaatcacaccaaccaatcccaaaatataacattgacctacttgaggcctcaaatcacacaaaacaacatcaaaactacgaatcaccctcaattcaagcctaaggaactaataaacttctaacttccaaaactcatgccgaaacacatcaaatcaactcggaatgacctcaaattttccaCACAGCTTCCAAATGACACAAGGGACGTGTCCAAATTCCCAGAACCATAATCCGAACCCGatgtcatcaaagtcaactcctggtcaaacctatgaaccttccaaacctttaacttgctgtcacgccccaaactcagggatcacgaccggcgctcaaccgagtgaacctggccgagcaatcctgttagattttcttctgcCCAAACTCCTCCAtcaataaagaggagatgtactccattaatcaaacactaataAGATTTCATTAGCAACATCCATTTCATGTCCATTAACAACTTCACTCATAATTTTCagaatattacaagtttataaatataatgaaaaatatgtttgccaaataccaatatttctagtTTTGACTCCCATCATCAACCACCACCCACAATCTATCTgcagagcctctaagtacaactgaagagtaatatggagaTGCcaacaacaaggccccgactatacctcaaaacacagtacatgagaaacaaaagatacatgaccccaaaatgacgtggggctcaccaagtcagctgaagagagtgtaccactatcactgatcaatgccgtcTGATGTGGAATcacatgcatccattaaagatgcagccgcgccagcaaaagggacgttaataTCGTTGAATAGCACTAGCATGTATAGCTTAAAGTCCTCTTTTAAAATAGAATGACCATATAAGAAAAAGGAAAGCCATAGAAACAACAAATCATCATCAACAATATCTAAATGCCCAATTTGAAACATAACaatttcaaaatacgaaaattctatatatttttggttgggagatcattagcaccgatataccaccatctttgttagcgtagagtccgatcacgcccgatcagctaggtcatcttcccacgaacaatgtggtttgacatggaTGCGAAAGAAAATTGTTAcctaccaagagtagtaccatcatgtgcacaacatggcgtccgatctccacccgatcagctaggctgtcttcccacatatgccgtgtgggtcgacTTTTCCAATTCACAGCTATTACCAGTgccatcccaattaaggggaataatcacaatttcaccaatatttcaagtgcatcccaaataaggggaataatcacaatccacctcTACACaggcacatgtagtttcaggtgtgggccttatgacccacccttccttggTTTTGCCACAAAGGTAACATTAATACAATTGTACTAACCTCAACacctttcacattgtataaattctcattagtatttccagttattcacaacaacaatatttccttggctcatttggccattcacaagattctttattcctagcacgatggccgtatttcatattctacactttcacctcttttattttcaagGATCACCACCAAATaccaacatatagaatatttcagaaatcatatacctCAAGTTTATTAGTAAtggaaactttaaacacaaaaggtttcttcccaaagaagggaacataccaaccaacaatagaaataCACCTCAAAGTCACAAATAAGCAATACACtaattattcttgaaatactcTTTTCCAACAacgacaatgtacaatttcaacaccggagtatgtaagaactcgaatcaTACTTGGTGTATTTATAAGGAAAGGCATTAGTTAAAaacagccacttatgggcatgaattgagtacaaaagtttttaggcaattctattttcgaagtcattttaaaacagttgagtcgaggctcatttcataatctttctcattTTATTGGTATCACTAGCCACaattataacttaaattcttggcacgttggtcaCACTTTATtttcccaattcacttatttcattttcaagcatctttatagattatcaacaacaagacattttcaatcatgactttaggtacacatatgagcaattatgagtcttaagcatatcgagtttttctcacccaattggtatactagttttcatttaaaacacgactcaaagtCATACCATTTTACTATGCAAACCACACTTTGAACATCTATCTtccgacataaggctcattcagaATAATCAAGTTTATAGGGGATAACCCAGAATATAGAAATTAGGAATCTTGAGCAACCCACTTacggaacattatggaattcgattctaagaaagaaagtttagccaacatacctgtttgagttttcctta includes the following:
- the LOC107787557 gene encoding uncharacterized protein LOC107787557 is translated as MSHHDSWTKLKNVHLRISKGFSGRHQGDWWWNDVVQGKVEAKKVTYAKLAGSTSEEERRANMERYKVARKEAKMAVTKAKNAAFGRLYEELGEKVGNRKLFRLAKARERKSRDLDQVRCIKDKDVDGRVPD